The Rhodococcus triatomae genome includes a window with the following:
- a CDS encoding DUF3558 domain-containing protein — MTVTRTIGAAAIVVAVAASVAGCSGDDDTGEVSATGQAPTSEVREPRFTDQSARPDVIFDPCLDIPDEALVEAGLDPSTKAYEDYPGPDRTFLICAFMSPPADAYVGIASSNSTYDEYVAKEAGNDLREYELDGRRAVDLRSGTSGINCTLTVEIGIGILGLTRDLFERDMTREQWCDGMDDIARIFLNYLPEGA; from the coding sequence GTGACAGTGACGCGAACGATCGGTGCGGCCGCGATAGTAGTTGCGGTGGCTGCGTCGGTTGCCGGGTGCAGTGGCGATGACGACACCGGCGAGGTATCGGCGACGGGGCAGGCGCCGACGTCGGAGGTGCGGGAGCCTCGGTTCACCGATCAGTCGGCGCGTCCGGACGTGATCTTCGATCCATGCCTGGACATCCCGGACGAGGCACTGGTCGAGGCAGGACTGGATCCATCGACGAAGGCGTACGAAGACTACCCGGGGCCTGATCGGACCTTTCTGATCTGTGCATTCATGTCCCCACCAGCGGACGCATACGTGGGCATCGCGTCCTCGAACTCGACGTATGACGAGTATGTGGCAAAGGAAGCCGGGAACGATCTGCGCGAATATGAGCTCGACGGCCGGCGTGCGGTCGATCTTCGGTCGGGGACTTCCGGGATCAACTGCACACTTACTGTGGAGATCGGTATCGGCATACTTGGCCTCACCCGAGACCTCTTCGAACGTGACATGACCCGCGAGCAGTGGTGTGACGGTATGGACGATATAGCACGGATTTTCCTGAACTATCTGCCTGAGGGGGCGTAG
- a CDS encoding DUF2252 domain-containing protein — protein sequence MTENAGKNLRKTLPRRELATLRLPDRDPLAILEDQHRTRLADLIGVRVGRMLDSPFAYYRGTAAVMAADLAVEPVSGPRVVSCGDAHISNFGFFASPERTLLFDLNDFDEAGVASWEWDVKRLAASVYIGGRDLGLSEDECRAATVTAVQSYVTTLVELVQLSPFERYFVRVSSDDLEAALTGASRRITRKVTTKARTRTSEQVLAKITTRGDDGQLRIVDQAPVTRHVEHASAAEIEALYAQYRGTLREDSAFLLSQYRPTDVVLRVVGVGSVGTRCYVLALEGPDGDAVFLQAKEAQPSVLTTYGGMPATIPGSTDASDFAEGRRVVAGQRILQAQSDPFLGHIVGFAGDRGRDVRVDYYWRQFRDMKGSVELSRLPSAQFVEYGQVCGKLLARAHSQSPAAPTVAGYAGSGDRVPLALADWSAAYADVVEADFAALERAAEAGRLPVERGV from the coding sequence ATGACCGAGAACGCCGGCAAGAATCTCCGTAAGACGCTGCCGCGGCGCGAGCTGGCGACGCTGCGTCTCCCGGATCGCGACCCGCTCGCGATCCTCGAGGATCAGCATCGGACCAGGCTGGCCGACCTCATCGGAGTCCGTGTCGGCAGGATGCTCGACTCCCCTTTCGCGTACTACCGTGGCACCGCTGCCGTCATGGCCGCAGACCTTGCCGTGGAACCGGTTTCGGGACCACGGGTCGTGTCGTGCGGAGACGCACACATCAGCAATTTCGGGTTCTTCGCCTCACCGGAGCGCACGCTCCTGTTCGACCTGAACGATTTCGACGAGGCGGGAGTAGCCTCGTGGGAATGGGACGTCAAGCGGCTCGCCGCCAGCGTGTACATCGGCGGACGCGATCTCGGTCTGTCCGAGGACGAGTGCCGGGCCGCGACAGTGACCGCGGTGCAGTCGTATGTGACGACACTCGTCGAGCTGGTGCAGCTCAGTCCTTTCGAACGGTATTTCGTCCGGGTCTCGTCGGATGACCTCGAAGCGGCATTGACGGGTGCGTCGCGGCGAATCACGCGAAAGGTGACGACGAAGGCCCGCACCCGCACGTCGGAGCAGGTGCTCGCCAAGATCACCACTCGCGGTGACGACGGACAGCTGCGGATCGTGGACCAGGCACCCGTGACGCGCCACGTGGAGCACGCCAGCGCGGCCGAGATCGAGGCGCTGTACGCGCAGTACCGCGGGACACTGCGCGAAGACAGTGCCTTCCTACTGTCGCAGTACCGGCCCACGGACGTGGTGCTGCGCGTCGTGGGTGTGGGGAGTGTCGGAACTCGCTGCTACGTGCTGGCACTGGAGGGTCCGGACGGGGACGCGGTGTTCCTCCAGGCAAAGGAGGCGCAACCGTCCGTGCTCACGACGTACGGCGGCATGCCGGCGACCATCCCGGGCAGCACGGACGCATCGGATTTCGCGGAGGGCCGACGTGTGGTGGCCGGCCAACGCATCCTGCAGGCCCAGTCGGATCCGTTTCTCGGGCACATCGTGGGCTTCGCCGGGGATCGGGGCCGGGACGTCCGCGTCGACTACTACTGGCGGCAGTTCCGTGACATGAAAGGCTCCGTCGAGCTGTCCCGTCTGCCGTCTGCGCAGTTCGTCGAGTACGGACAGGTGTGTGGGAAGCTACTGGCCCGCGCTCACAGCCAGTCGCCCGCTGCGCCCACGGTGGCGGGTTACGCCGGTTCCGGGGACCGGGTTCCGCTGGCCCTCGCGGACTGGTCTGCCGCCTATGCCGATGTGGTCGAGGCGGATTTCGCGGCACTGGAACGGGCCGCAGAGGCCGGGCGGCTTCCTGTCGAGCGTGGTGTCTGA
- a CDS encoding arsenate reductase/protein-tyrosine-phosphatase family protein: MHVLFVCTGNICRSATAERLAVAYAEELGIDDLTVESAGTHAVAGQEMEPTAAKVLEGLGGDPDGFTARMLTPEIASAADLVLTMSEQHREAVLSVAPSQFPKTFTLKEAVRLTDAVGATTVAQLAEARRDHRNTGDPEDVSDPIGKDEETYLTIGSEIAELLGTLTRAVRG, encoded by the coding sequence ATGCATGTTCTCTTCGTCTGCACCGGAAACATCTGCCGCTCCGCCACGGCGGAACGGTTGGCCGTCGCGTATGCCGAGGAACTGGGCATCGACGACCTGACTGTGGAGAGTGCGGGCACCCACGCTGTTGCAGGGCAGGAGATGGAACCGACGGCGGCCAAGGTCCTCGAGGGGCTCGGCGGCGATCCGGACGGGTTCACCGCCCGGATGCTCACCCCGGAGATCGCCTCTGCGGCGGATCTGGTGCTGACGATGTCCGAGCAGCACCGGGAGGCGGTCCTGTCCGTCGCCCCGTCGCAGTTCCCGAAGACGTTCACGCTCAAGGAGGCGGTGCGCCTCACCGATGCAGTGGGCGCGACCACCGTCGCCCAGCTCGCGGAAGCCCGCCGGGACCACCGCAACACCGGTGACCCGGAAGATGTTTCGGACCCGATCGGCAAGGACGAGGAGACCTACCTGACGATCGGTTCGGAGATCGCGGAGCTGTTGGGGACGCTCACGCGCGCGGTGCGCGGGTAG
- a CDS encoding LpqN/LpqT family lipoprotein, whose translation MTSGILDYLAELGVESRPCDHASVGVHPEIPVLPGWEVVPAEVLPSAFQLLVPSSYPAKKWRPNAVLMHGQLSAPVDANRLLAHADEDSAVLPGWSVTKESRDPWHGHPSYFVEGTYAIEDLNLLAMTRYVVPTGPDGRMYLTQLTITIPAAEQTRFGVDAVTMNAALAIR comes from the coding sequence GTGACGAGCGGAATCCTGGACTACCTTGCCGAACTCGGAGTCGAAAGCCGCCCGTGCGATCACGCCTCTGTGGGCGTCCACCCCGAGATCCCCGTTCTTCCGGGCTGGGAAGTGGTTCCGGCGGAAGTGCTTCCCTCCGCATTCCAATTACTCGTGCCGAGTTCCTACCCCGCGAAGAAGTGGCGCCCGAATGCCGTACTGATGCACGGCCAATTGTCCGCCCCGGTCGATGCGAACCGACTCCTCGCCCACGCCGACGAAGACTCGGCCGTACTCCCCGGATGGTCGGTGACCAAGGAATCGCGCGATCCATGGCACGGGCACCCGTCGTACTTCGTGGAAGGGACGTACGCGATCGAGGATCTCAACCTCCTCGCGATGACTCGATACGTCGTCCCGACCGGGCCCGACGGGCGCATGTACCTGACGCAGCTCACCATCACCATTCCTGCGGCGGAGCAGACACGTTTCGGCGTCGACGCCGTCACCATGAACGCGGCACTCGCGATCCGTTGA
- a CDS encoding ESX secretion-associated protein EspG: MAGEPGSSWLLSSGQFDVMWSATGLDRMPYPLHHIPGGKYADDAFRIRTGLEQWYRDNDDQRLRASIDVLRSPDLSVSVFVPTADGAHFQRRGAVRGRVAVVADQAPERHRDTIPDDASTTGDIDLRVQVAGAAPDLGWLTRKLLRDLPGNEPGRTSVVTAHAKDLHQVPDAQQSSVLQNTAVSGAALMRRILARRTACGYVVVHGPRVGADDSVLDSLTWVDVADDGRYLYAEDDKVTLRAADRDLIAGELEQRVRRVLDSRTT, encoded by the coding sequence GTGGCGGGCGAACCTGGCTCGAGCTGGCTGCTGTCGTCCGGACAGTTCGACGTCATGTGGTCCGCCACCGGCCTCGATCGCATGCCCTACCCGCTCCATCACATCCCCGGCGGCAAGTACGCCGACGACGCCTTCCGTATCCGCACCGGACTCGAGCAGTGGTACCGCGACAACGACGACCAGCGGCTGCGGGCCTCGATCGACGTCCTCCGCAGCCCGGACCTGTCGGTGAGCGTGTTCGTGCCCACCGCGGACGGCGCACACTTCCAGCGCCGCGGTGCGGTGCGTGGACGTGTTGCCGTGGTCGCGGATCAGGCCCCCGAACGACACCGTGACACCATCCCGGACGACGCCTCGACCACCGGCGACATCGACCTGAGAGTCCAGGTCGCCGGCGCCGCCCCGGACCTGGGCTGGCTCACCCGGAAACTCCTGCGCGATCTGCCCGGCAACGAGCCCGGCCGCACGTCGGTCGTCACCGCACACGCGAAGGACCTGCACCAGGTGCCGGACGCCCAGCAGTCCTCCGTCCTGCAGAACACCGCCGTCTCCGGTGCCGCCCTGATGCGCCGAATCCTCGCCCGGCGCACCGCGTGTGGCTACGTCGTCGTGCACGGCCCCCGCGTGGGGGCCGATGATTCGGTGCTCGACAGCCTCACCTGGGTCGACGTCGCCGACGACGGGCGCTACCTCTACGCGGAGGACGACAAGGTGACACTCCGGGCCGCAGACCGTGACCTGATCGCCGGTGAACTCGAGCAGCGCGTCCGTCGCGTCCTCGATTCGCGCACCACCTGA
- a CDS encoding lipase family protein, protein MLGAAPTAAATPAGDTAPGTVTDARPLAADKWLTGTADASLLTYWSVGPHDRPMQSTGVVYLPEGTAPADGWPVISYAHGTTGIADHCAPSVTGASDRFARNLEHWLSQGYAVATTDYVGLGTPGVHPYLDGRSAAHSVIDMVRAARAVEPSLSDSWVAMGQSQGGQATIFAAHHATRYAPELDYRGAVATAAPSNIENLVFLGGPEFPDLPLSGTTAYIASILTGVRAHYPDVDVDSYLSPLGRSILDDLEHNLCYGDVNAQYGDATIGQLFSRPVDGALVDAARAVLTVPTAGFDRPLFVAQGLEDIDVPLPLTLKLIADMRANGVDVDFRTYRAAHTGTPFAAEEDITAFVADLFR, encoded by the coding sequence ATGCTCGGCGCCGCCCCCACCGCTGCAGCCACCCCCGCAGGGGACACCGCCCCCGGGACCGTCACGGACGCAAGGCCACTCGCCGCAGACAAGTGGCTGACCGGCACCGCGGACGCATCTCTGCTGACCTACTGGTCGGTGGGCCCCCACGACCGGCCGATGCAGAGCACCGGCGTGGTCTACCTCCCCGAAGGCACGGCACCCGCGGACGGCTGGCCCGTGATCTCCTACGCACACGGGACGACCGGCATCGCCGACCACTGTGCACCGAGCGTGACCGGCGCGAGCGACCGGTTCGCCCGCAACCTCGAACACTGGCTGTCCCAGGGTTACGCCGTCGCCACCACCGACTACGTCGGGCTCGGCACCCCCGGGGTGCATCCCTATCTGGACGGGCGCTCCGCGGCGCACAGCGTGATCGACATGGTGCGCGCCGCGCGCGCCGTCGAACCGAGCCTGTCGGACTCGTGGGTGGCGATGGGTCAGTCGCAGGGCGGCCAGGCCACGATCTTCGCCGCACACCACGCCACCCGTTACGCGCCGGAGCTCGACTACCGCGGCGCAGTGGCCACCGCAGCCCCCTCCAACATCGAGAATCTGGTGTTCCTCGGCGGACCCGAGTTTCCCGATCTCCCCCTCTCCGGCACCACCGCCTACATCGCCTCGATTCTCACCGGGGTGCGCGCCCACTACCCCGACGTGGACGTCGATTCGTACCTTTCGCCGCTCGGCCGCAGCATCCTCGACGACCTCGAGCACAATCTCTGCTACGGCGACGTGAATGCGCAGTACGGCGACGCCACCATCGGACAGTTGTTCTCCCGTCCCGTGGACGGGGCCCTCGTCGACGCCGCACGCGCCGTTCTGACCGTCCCGACAGCCGGCTTCGACCGCCCCCTGTTCGTCGCCCAGGGACTCGAAGACATCGACGTCCCGCTGCCCCTGACCCTGAAACTGATCGCGGACATGCGGGCGAACGGCGTGGACGTCGATTTCCGCACCTATCGTGCCGCACACACCGGCACCCCGTTCGCCGCCGAGGAGGACATCACGGCGTTCGTCGCCGATCTCTTCCGGTGA
- a CDS encoding DUF3558 domain-containing protein, giving the protein MTVTRTIGAAAIVVAVAASVAGCSGDDDTGEVSATGQAPTSEVREPRFTDQSARPDVIFDPCLDIPDEALVEAGLDPSTKAYEDYPGPDRTFLICAFVSPAADVYVNIASSNSTFDEYVAKEAGNDLREYELDGRRAVDLRMRSSGINCTLTVEIGIGIFALTRDLFERDMTREQWCDGMDDIARVFLNYLPEGA; this is encoded by the coding sequence GTGACAGTGACGCGAACGATCGGTGCGGCCGCGATAGTAGTTGCGGTGGCTGCGTCGGTTGCCGGGTGCAGCGGCGATGACGACACCGGCGAGGTATCGGCAACGGGGCAGGCGCCGACGTCGGAGGTGCGGGAGCCTCGGTTCACCGATCAGTCGGCGCGTCCGGACGTGATCTTCGATCCATGCCTGGACATCCCGGACGAGGCACTGGTCGAGGCAGGATTGGATCCATCGACGAAGGCGTACGAAGACTACCCGGGGCCTGATCGGACCTTCCTGATCTGCGCTTTTGTGTCCCCGGCAGCGGATGTATACGTAAATATCGCGTCGTCGAACTCGACGTTCGACGAGTACGTGGCAAAGGAAGCCGGGAACGATCTCCGTGAATATGAGCTCGACGGTCGGCGGGCGGTCGATCTTCGAATGCGCTCTTCGGGGATCAACTGCACACTTACCGTGGAGATCGGTATCGGCATTTTCGCCCTCACCCGAGACCTGTTCGAACGTGACATGACCCGCGAGCAGTGGTGTGACGGTATGGACGATATAGCACGGGTTTTCTTGAACTATCTGCCTGAGGGGGCGTGA
- a CDS encoding Hsp70 family protein, with amino-acid sequence MRQQVGSVLGVSVGASAVRLSRPAPPDAPGSRFHSQTVSSVGASPEDIAAQSIGVVLESVDAAQVTAVACRDEPHAEVMGAALARQRLGGYQLLPEVAATLTFLEHVGALRDFATLVFYDLGSSGLTVSVVERASGTVLAWQRTDQVGGDVFDRLIRDNQISGRRLTPPPDAQAAAALDVQCREAKERLSSGGAVCVPGPAGLLLLSRDVFDSLIGPTVESSARLVRDVVERSGRRPDAVVLLGGGARIPIVQSVVESWLALPVVIPEHPETVTSEGAALLAARIAQVPMPEADAGTAPVSAPVPVPPPTPEQPAAPAPAVVLPPAGTIPTTTLSSAADSADSPAPQPVPATLNQPETSVASPPSVDVPVGQEQQIAGEVPTAPVPAAPDVQAQPPIPFAGQPAFLQSAPVPDAASGTEPSWLSSAAPPPAPKVGRSQIRAAALAGGALVAVAVIGVGLGWGGGLFGSSENTSQLEPTTTAPATQRPVASELPPPPPPEPTPEPPAPAPQTQIRIPSQPPAPPPPPPRPTIPGLPGIELPQIQLPELPQFPPPRP; translated from the coding sequence GTGAGGCAGCAAGTGGGTTCGGTTCTCGGGGTGTCCGTGGGCGCCAGCGCGGTGCGCCTGTCGCGCCCGGCTCCACCCGACGCTCCCGGAAGCCGCTTCCACTCACAGACCGTGAGCAGCGTCGGCGCCAGCCCCGAGGACATCGCGGCTCAGTCGATCGGCGTCGTTCTCGAGTCCGTCGACGCCGCACAGGTCACCGCGGTCGCCTGCCGCGACGAACCTCATGCCGAGGTGATGGGTGCCGCACTCGCCCGGCAGCGGCTCGGCGGCTACCAACTGCTCCCGGAAGTGGCTGCGACGCTCACCTTCCTCGAACACGTCGGGGCGTTGCGTGATTTCGCGACCCTCGTGTTCTACGACCTGGGCAGTTCCGGACTGACCGTCAGCGTCGTCGAGCGTGCCAGCGGAACCGTCCTGGCCTGGCAGCGCACCGACCAGGTCGGCGGTGACGTGTTCGATCGCCTGATCCGGGACAACCAGATCTCCGGTCGCCGACTGACCCCTCCGCCGGATGCGCAGGCCGCCGCGGCCCTCGACGTCCAGTGCCGGGAGGCGAAGGAACGGCTCTCCAGCGGGGGCGCCGTGTGTGTTCCCGGACCCGCGGGCCTGCTGTTGCTCTCGCGTGACGTGTTCGACTCACTGATCGGGCCCACCGTGGAATCGTCGGCGCGGCTCGTGCGGGACGTCGTCGAACGATCCGGACGGCGACCGGACGCGGTGGTCTTGCTCGGCGGTGGTGCCCGCATCCCGATCGTGCAGTCGGTCGTGGAATCGTGGCTCGCGCTGCCGGTGGTGATTCCCGAGCACCCGGAGACCGTGACGTCCGAGGGTGCCGCGTTGCTGGCCGCCCGGATCGCGCAGGTGCCGATGCCCGAGGCGGACGCCGGCACGGCGCCCGTCTCGGCTCCGGTACCCGTGCCTCCGCCCACCCCGGAGCAGCCGGCGGCCCCCGCTCCCGCAGTGGTACTTCCCCCGGCCGGAACGATCCCGACGACGACATTGTCGAGCGCGGCCGATTCCGCGGACTCCCCTGCGCCCCAGCCGGTTCCCGCCACCCTGAACCAGCCGGAGACCTCCGTGGCGTCCCCTCCGTCGGTCGACGTGCCGGTGGGGCAGGAGCAGCAGATTGCGGGCGAGGTACCGACGGCTCCGGTGCCGGCTGCCCCGGACGTCCAGGCGCAGCCGCCGATCCCGTTCGCCGGTCAGCCGGCCTTCCTGCAGTCGGCTCCGGTGCCGGACGCTGCCTCCGGAACCGAGCCGTCCTGGCTGTCGTCGGCGGCGCCGCCGCCCGCGCCGAAGGTGGGACGGTCGCAGATTCGCGCCGCCGCGCTCGCGGGTGGTGCGCTGGTGGCCGTCGCCGTGATCGGTGTCGGATTGGGTTGGGGCGGAGGACTCTTCGGATCCAGCGAGAACACCTCGCAACTCGAGCCGACCACCACCGCCCCGGCCACACAGCGGCCCGTCGCCTCCGAACTGCCGCCGCCCCCTCCGCCGGAACCGACGCCCGAGCCTCCTGCTCCCGCGCCGCAGACGCAGATCCGGATCCCGAGCCAGCCGCCCGCGCCACCACCGCCCCCGCCCCGGCCGACCATTCCGGGGCTACCGGGAATCGAGCTGCCGCAGATCCAGTTGCCCGAACTGCCGCAGTTTCCCCCGCCCCGGCCGTAA
- a CDS encoding ISAs1 family transposase gives MPAGTVSPIDPCLDQLTRFVGGVVDEKQVPRLMTALEVVPDPRDRRGRRYSLPSLIAIALCAVAAGARSYSSIADWAVAAPREVLVRLGIRFRVPSEATIRQVLGRVEGDGLDLVLGRYLSDAGDNDSGGERVAVAVDGKTVRGARAGEESAPHLVSAVTHTGGVVLGQCRTADKSNEISAVRRLLRGIDLVGAVVTVDAMHTQKATARCLRERCRAEYVMVVKANQPGLLARIRELPWEQVPVVWSDPLERGHGREEARIYKIVTVTRGLRFPYAQQVIEITRRRRRIGADRWSIEVVYAICSLPCEQAPPKLLARWIRGHWSIENRVHWVRDVTFDEDRSTVRAGHGPQVMATLRNTAISLHRRAGQSNIAQACRRVAVNPHRAVDLVLRS, from the coding sequence ATGCCCGCCGGGACAGTGTCCCCGATCGACCCATGCCTTGACCAGCTGACCCGGTTTGTCGGTGGTGTCGTCGACGAGAAGCAGGTGCCGCGGTTGATGACTGCACTCGAAGTGGTGCCCGATCCGCGGGATCGTCGCGGTCGCCGGTACTCGCTGCCCTCGTTGATCGCGATTGCCCTGTGTGCGGTTGCCGCGGGCGCTCGGTCGTATTCGAGTATCGCGGATTGGGCCGTAGCTGCTCCGCGGGAGGTGTTGGTGCGCTTGGGTATCCGGTTCCGTGTGCCGAGCGAGGCCACGATCCGGCAGGTCCTCGGACGGGTCGAGGGGGATGGGTTGGATCTGGTGCTGGGCCGCTACCTGTCCGATGCCGGCGATAATGACAGCGGCGGCGAGCGGGTGGCAGTGGCTGTCGACGGTAAAACTGTCCGCGGTGCACGAGCCGGCGAGGAGTCGGCCCCGCACCTGGTTTCGGCGGTCACCCATACCGGTGGTGTGGTACTCGGGCAGTGCCGCACCGCGGACAAGTCCAACGAGATATCCGCTGTCCGAAGGTTGCTGCGAGGAATCGACCTGGTCGGTGCGGTCGTCACCGTCGATGCCATGCACACGCAGAAGGCCACTGCCCGGTGTCTGCGTGAGCGGTGTCGGGCCGAGTACGTGATGGTTGTCAAGGCGAACCAGCCTGGGCTGCTCGCCCGGATCCGGGAGCTGCCGTGGGAGCAGGTGCCGGTGGTGTGGTCCGACCCGCTCGAACGTGGTCACGGTCGTGAGGAGGCGCGGATCTACAAGATCGTCACCGTCACCCGTGGTCTTCGATTCCCGTACGCGCAGCAGGTGATCGAGATCACTCGCCGTCGCCGCCGGATCGGTGCCGACCGGTGGAGCATCGAGGTTGTGTACGCGATCTGCTCGTTGCCCTGTGAGCAGGCGCCACCGAAGCTGCTCGCGAGGTGGATCCGCGGGCATTGGTCGATCGAGAACAGGGTCCATTGGGTACGGGACGTGACGTTCGACGAAGACCGCTCCACGGTCCGTGCCGGTCACGGACCGCAGGTGATGGCGACGCTGCGGAATACAGCGATCAGCCTTCATCGACGGGCGGGGCAGTCGAATATCGCCCAGGCCTGCCGACGTGTCGCGGTAAACCCGCATCGTGCTGTCGACCTGGTCTTGAGATCCTGA
- a CDS encoding UDP-glucose dehydrogenase family protein, whose product MRCTVFGTGYLGATHAACMAELGHDVLGVDIDAGKVAKLTGGQVPFHEPGLEDVLRRGLDSGRLAFTTSYDEAAAFADLHFVAVGTPQRKGEYAADTSHVEAVVEGLAPRLDGAATIVGKSTVPVGTAAALGARARELAPAGDAVEVAWNPEFLREGHAVQDTLHPDRLVVGIEPGGHGADVLRELYAALLADGVPYLVSDLATAELVKVAANAFLATKISFVNAVSEVCEAAGADVTVLADALGHDARIGRSFLGAGLGFGGGCLPKDIRAFMARAGELGANQALHFLREVDSINMRRRSKMVELATEMCEGSLLGANIAVLGAAFKPNSDDVRDSPALNVAGMMQLHGAVVNVYDPQAADNSRRLFPTLGYATSAVEAAAGADAVLVLTEWDEFTRLHPTELDEVVRRRVIVDGRNCLDRELWIRHGWQHRALGRG is encoded by the coding sequence ATGCGCTGCACGGTTTTCGGAACGGGATACCTCGGAGCCACCCATGCCGCGTGCATGGCCGAACTCGGACACGACGTCCTCGGCGTCGACATCGACGCGGGCAAGGTGGCCAAACTCACGGGCGGACAGGTGCCCTTCCACGAGCCGGGGCTCGAGGACGTGCTGCGCCGCGGGCTCGACAGCGGACGGCTCGCGTTCACCACGTCCTACGACGAGGCCGCGGCTTTCGCCGACCTGCACTTCGTCGCCGTCGGCACTCCGCAACGCAAGGGTGAGTACGCCGCCGACACCTCGCACGTCGAAGCGGTGGTCGAGGGGCTGGCACCGCGCCTGGACGGCGCCGCGACGATCGTCGGCAAGTCGACGGTCCCGGTCGGGACCGCCGCGGCGCTGGGCGCCCGGGCGCGTGAACTCGCGCCGGCGGGCGATGCGGTCGAGGTCGCCTGGAACCCGGAGTTCCTCCGTGAGGGGCATGCCGTGCAGGACACGCTGCACCCGGACCGGCTGGTCGTCGGAATCGAGCCGGGCGGCCACGGTGCCGACGTGCTGCGCGAGCTGTACGCGGCGCTGCTCGCGGACGGAGTGCCCTACCTCGTCAGCGACCTCGCCACCGCCGAACTCGTCAAGGTGGCCGCCAACGCGTTCCTCGCCACCAAGATCTCGTTCGTCAACGCCGTCTCCGAGGTCTGTGAGGCCGCAGGTGCCGACGTCACCGTCCTCGCCGACGCGCTCGGGCACGACGCGCGTATCGGCCGCAGCTTCCTCGGCGCCGGGCTCGGGTTCGGTGGCGGCTGCCTCCCCAAGGACATTCGGGCATTCATGGCGCGGGCAGGCGAACTCGGTGCCAATCAGGCACTGCACTTCCTCCGCGAAGTGGACAGCATCAACATGCGTCGTCGCAGCAAGATGGTGGAGCTGGCCACCGAGATGTGCGAGGGGTCACTCCTGGGCGCCAACATCGCCGTCCTCGGTGCCGCGTTCAAGCCCAACTCGGACGACGTACGCGATTCACCGGCGCTGAACGTCGCCGGGATGATGCAGTTGCACGGCGCCGTCGTCAACGTCTACGACCCCCAGGCGGCGGACAACTCCCGACGGCTCTTTCCCACCCTGGGCTATGCGACCTCGGCGGTCGAGGCGGCGGCCGGTGCGGACGCGGTGCTCGTTCTCACCGAATGGGACGAGTTCACCCGCTTGCATCCCACCGAACTCGACGAGGTCGTCCGCAGACGCGTGATCGTCGACGGCCGCAACTGCCTGGATCGCGAGTTGTGGATTCGTCACGGATGGCAGCACCGTGCTTTGGGACGGGGATGA